TGACTTCTCAGGCGACGCTTGCCAAAGTTCTCGGTGCAAAAGATATCAAAGGCATGGTGAAAAATCCCATTGAGGCATTAAGAATGCTCTCCGAGTTCGGAGAAAAAGGAACTCGTGTCGGCGCGTTCGGAAGGGCGGTAAAAAAAGGAGTGAGCGATCTCGAAGCCGCTTTTGAATCAAGAGATATCACCCTCGACTTTGCCAGAAGAGGATCACAAACCAGAGCGGTCAACATGCTCGTCGCTTTTTGGAACGCCCAAGTACAGGGATTAAACAAAATGGTTCGGTCATTTAGAGAGCGGCCGATGCAGACCACATTTAAAGCGGCAAGCGGGGTTACTCTTCCTTCGGTGCTTTTGTATCTCAACAACAGAAATGATCCGCGCTATCAAGAACTTCCCCAATGGCAAAAAGACCTCTTCTGGATCATACCCGTAGGAGATGACGGACCGATTATCAGAATCCCGAAACCTTTTGAAATCGGCGTTATTTTCGGTACGGTCCCCGAGCACATTTTGACTTGGATAGACAAAAACGATCCAGAAGCCCTGACCTCGGCGGCTAAAACTTTAATGGAAGCATCGGCCCCGGGATACATCCCGACCGGCCTTCAACCAATCATTGAGAATGTCGCCAACTACAGCTTCTTCCGGCAGAGGCCGATTGTATCCGAAGGAAAACAGGCATTGCCGAAAGAACTGCAGGCCGATAGGTATACAAGCGAAACCGCAAAAGAAGTCGGAAAGCTCATCAAGCAATCGCCGGCAAAGATAGAGAATCTTTTTGTAAGTTACACAGGCGGGCTTGGAAAATACGCTCTGGATGCGAGCGATAAACTGCTCAAAACGCTGGGCGTGGTCTCTCCGCCGTCAGAGCCAGCAAAAACTTTGTCAGATCGTCCGTTCATCAGGGCGTTTGTGGCAAGAGAGCCGATCGGATCGGGGAGTGAGAGTGTCAATAAATTCTACAAATTATATGACGAAGCAAATACAACAAAAGCGGCAGTAAAGGGTCTTGCGGAAGAAGGCAAAGAGCAGGAAGCGATAAATTACTTGCGAAGCCGTCCGGCCGGGTTTTACACCAAAGGCCTTAATAAAGTTGCCCGAACTTTTTCTGATTTGAGAAAAAAGCGAGACGCGGTGCTTGACTCAAGAGATTTGAATCCAGAGCAAAAAAAGAGAGCGATTGACGCTCTCGATAAGATCATGACGGAGATAGCGAGGCAGACGGTCGAACTCGTGGAGACGAGCAATGAAAAGTTCCGTCAATAATCCTCACGCGCTTCATAGTAACGATTATGAGAACCAGAAATAGAATCTTTATCAAAAAGACCATGAATAGTATAGAAAAAACCAGCAATAAGAATTGCCAAAATGATGACAACTTCAATGATGTCGCCGAAATCCGACTTTTTCATGTCGGGGGCATGTTACCGCTTGCCAGAGGTCGGGCAAGCCAGAGTTATCCACTATGACCGATAATTACCAAAATCAAGAGCAAGATCGAAGAGTCGGGGATCTTGAGAAAAAAATGGACACTGTTTTTGATCACATCTCAAAAACCAACGAGGAGATGGGTCGGATTAAGACAGATGTCTCTTGGCTTACCCGATTCTTTTGGATTGTCGCAACCGCTTCGATAGGGGGTCTTATCGCGGCGTTGCTTAACTTAATAATCACCATTAACAAATAAATTTATGAACGACAATGAACAATTCCTCTCCGGCGCGCTCATTGATACGCGCGGAGATGCGGAGAAAGAAAACGACTATCAATTCGGCGAAATAGTCGCCGCTACCAACCCCGTCAACTGGGTTGAGAAACCGCAAAGCGCATGGCGCAAATTCCCGATCTTCAATCAAGACGGATCAGGATCATGCGTTGCCCAGACGCTGGTAAAACTTTTGGGCATTCTCTATTGGCTTAAAAATCAGTTGTATGTGCATTTCTCGGCAACGCACATCTATCAACGCCGATCAAATAAACCTTCGGGCGGCATGGCCGGCGTGGATGCATTCAACATCGCCCGCAAAGGCGCGACGCTTGAAGAGCTTGTGCCATCGCAGAACATGACCGATTCGCAAATGGACGGCACGGAGATTCCGCAATACAAGCAGGATGTCGGGTCGGTATTCAAAATTGGAAACTATGTGAGTTTGCCGATAAAAGATATCGACACCATTGCTTCGGTGATTCAAACCACGAGCAAGGCCGTGATGGTTTGGTTTTATTTCAAAGGCGACGAGTGGACTGATGTGCCAACCATTAAATATTCCGATCTGAATCTTTATGCCAGCGATACCAGCCGACATTCAGTTACTGCTGTTGATTTTGCACTCTATCAAGGCAAGAAAGCATTGATTATTGAGGACAGCTGGGGGCAATTTTTCGGACTCAATGGGCAACGCGTAATCACCGAGGACTTCTTACGGGTTCGCAATTGGTTTGCGGCATATCCGATTAGCTTCGCATTTGAAGATCAGACACAACCTCAACCACAGCCATCTCCGGGACCAACGAAGCCGAAATATACATTCACCAAGCCACTTGAATTTATTCCGTGGGACAGCGCGAAAAATCAGCCGGCGAATGTTGTGTTGCACGAAAACCAGAAAACTGATGTGGTCGCACTGCAGAACATTCTGAAATACGAGGGACACTTCCCATCGAATGTTGCGAGCACTGGCTACTATGGATCAATTACAGCGAAAGCTGTGTATGCGTTCCAGGTAGCCCATAAAGTTGCGCCTTTATCGGAACTCGATTCTCTGAGAGGTCGGAGAGTCGGACCAAAAACCATAAGGGCATTAAACGAAATATATTCACTATGAGCACACCAACAAGAGAGGCCATCAAACATTTATTGATTGTTTTTGCTTATTCGGGAGTATCCGCGACTCTTCCGATTTTGCTGGCATGGTTGCAAAACGATCCGCGCTGGGTGATTTTGATTCCAATCATCAACTCGGTGTGGTATGCGGTTACCAGATATCTGAAAGAGAGACGGCTGATCGAGCAAGGACAACAAGGGTAGGAACATTTTGAGAATCCTGCCAAAACGCGCCGGGTGGCTGATTCTGCCGCTTTTGATTGCTTTGGCCGTATTTGCGACAAAATCTACCCCCGTAATTGCCCCGGGGGCGAGCGATTCGAGCGCGAGCCGAC
This region of Patescibacteria group bacterium genomic DNA includes:
- a CDS encoding amiloride-sensitive sodium channel family protein: MTDNYQNQEQDRRVGDLEKKMDTVFDHISKTNEEMGRIKTDVSWLTRFFWIVATASIGGLIAALLNLIITINK
- a CDS encoding peptidoglycan-binding protein; this encodes MNDNEQFLSGALIDTRGDAEKENDYQFGEIVAATNPVNWVEKPQSAWRKFPIFNQDGSGSCVAQTLVKLLGILYWLKNQLYVHFSATHIYQRRSNKPSGGMAGVDAFNIARKGATLEELVPSQNMTDSQMDGTEIPQYKQDVGSVFKIGNYVSLPIKDIDTIASVIQTTSKAVMVWFYFKGDEWTDVPTIKYSDLNLYASDTSRHSVTAVDFALYQGKKALIIEDSWGQFFGLNGQRVITEDFLRVRNWFAAYPISFAFEDQTQPQPQPSPGPTKPKYTFTKPLEFIPWDSAKNQPANVVLHENQKTDVVALQNILKYEGHFPSNVASTGYYGSITAKAVYAFQVAHKVAPLSELDSLRGRRVGPKTIRALNEIYSL